The Xenopus tropicalis strain Nigerian chromosome 2, UCB_Xtro_10.0, whole genome shotgun sequence genome window below encodes:
- the LOC101733056 gene encoding angiomotin-like protein 1 isoform X2, protein MRCWYRDPEVQKISWGAGRSAPRSISRPKTLRTSVHSAAHIGGASPSPITDSISEVWKGIKNLHAKIIEQDAMIKVLHQRSRKDPGKNDSSSLRPARSVPSIAAVTLSNTSTGVHSRQTSVNSNQAAEEKKEEKARKGSIGLNQGKDHHEIPSPSLLLLPPSLFLPPPIPLVTASHAKTGSKDNSTQTEKSPELFWPNSASFPGRGRINMTPSSSPLLRHTANKACEKLDNSPVLGQTPDHRGRVGNTAHKNDFPEAENTMEVLI, encoded by the exons ATGCGCTGCTGGTATCGCGATCCCGAAGTGCAGAAAATATCTTGGGGTGCGGGAAGAAGCGCCCCCCGATCTATCAGCCGG CCAAAGACGTTACGTACATCTGTCCATTCAGCGGCGCATATCGGGGGAGCTTCACCGTCACCAATTACCGACTCTATTTCAGAAGTCTGGAAAGG GATCAAAAATCTGCATGCAAAAATAATCGAGCAAGATGCTATGATTAAAGTCCTCCATCAGCGCTCGCGGAAGGATCCCGGGAAGAATGACAGCTCCAGTTTACGCCCGGCCCGCTCCGTACCTTCTATCGCTGCCGTGACTCTGTCCAACACAAGCACAGGAGTCCATTCCAGGCAGACATCGGTGAACAGCAACCAGGCGGCCgaggagaagaaggaagagaaagcCCGCAAGGGAAGTATAG GTCTGAATCAAGGCAAGGATCACCATGAAATCCCATCTCCTTCCTTACTGCTTCTCCCTCCATCTTTGTTTCTGCCGCCCCCAATACCACTTGTGACGGCATCTCATGCCAAAACAGGAAGCAAAGACAACAGCACCCAGACGGAGAAGAGTCCTGAGCTGTTTTGGCCAAACAGTGCTTCGTTCCCAGGCAGGGGGCGGATAAACATGACTCCCTCGAGCAGCCCCTTGCTACGGCACACTGCCAACAAAGCATGTGAGAAACTAG ATAATTCCCCTGTTCTTGGGCAGACTCCAGATCACAGAGGGCGAGTTGGCAACACTGCTCACAAAAACGACTTCCCAGAAGCAGAAAATACAATGGAAGTCCTTATTTAA
- the LOC101733056 gene encoding angiomotin-like protein 1 isoform X1, producing MRCWYRDPEVQKISWGAGRSAPRSISRPKTLRTSVHSAAHIGGASPSPITDSISEVWKGRSLPLSTKKCFLKTAGRSMTRSRNTGGRIKNLHAKIIEQDAMIKVLHQRSRKDPGKNDSSSLRPARSVPSIAAVTLSNTSTGVHSRQTSVNSNQAAEEKKEEKARKGSIGLNQGKDHHEIPSPSLLLLPPSLFLPPPIPLVTASHAKTGSKDNSTQTEKSPELFWPNSASFPGRGRINMTPSSSPLLRHTANKACEKLDNSPVLGQTPDHRGRVGNTAHKNDFPEAENTMEVLI from the exons ATGCGCTGCTGGTATCGCGATCCCGAAGTGCAGAAAATATCTTGGGGTGCGGGAAGAAGCGCCCCCCGATCTATCAGCCGG CCAAAGACGTTACGTACATCTGTCCATTCAGCGGCGCATATCGGGGGAGCTTCACCGTCACCAATTACCGACTCTATTTCAGAAGTCTGGAAAGG CCGCTCTTTGCCTTTGAGTACAAAGAAGTGTTTCCTGAAAACGGCTGGAAGGTCTATGACCCGATCCAGGAATACAGGCGGCAG GATCAAAAATCTGCATGCAAAAATAATCGAGCAAGATGCTATGATTAAAGTCCTCCATCAGCGCTCGCGGAAGGATCCCGGGAAGAATGACAGCTCCAGTTTACGCCCGGCCCGCTCCGTACCTTCTATCGCTGCCGTGACTCTGTCCAACACAAGCACAGGAGTCCATTCCAGGCAGACATCGGTGAACAGCAACCAGGCGGCCgaggagaagaaggaagagaaagcCCGCAAGGGAAGTATAG GTCTGAATCAAGGCAAGGATCACCATGAAATCCCATCTCCTTCCTTACTGCTTCTCCCTCCATCTTTGTTTCTGCCGCCCCCAATACCACTTGTGACGGCATCTCATGCCAAAACAGGAAGCAAAGACAACAGCACCCAGACGGAGAAGAGTCCTGAGCTGTTTTGGCCAAACAGTGCTTCGTTCCCAGGCAGGGGGCGGATAAACATGACTCCCTCGAGCAGCCCCTTGCTACGGCACACTGCCAACAAAGCATGTGAGAAACTAG ATAATTCCCCTGTTCTTGGGCAGACTCCAGATCACAGAGGGCGAGTTGGCAACACTGCTCACAAAAACGACTTCCCAGAAGCAGAAAATACAATGGAAGTCCTTATTTAA